Part of the Orcinus orca chromosome 5, mOrcOrc1.1, whole genome shotgun sequence genome, GAGAAGGGAAGGGTAGAGAATGGATCTAGAGaagcaaatggaagaaatttgGCACATCACATAGTTAAAAGTGGGCCATGCATGGACCAGCAGTGCCCAAAGACGACCAGTGATATGAACCAAGGATTATAGTTGATCCAATTTCTCGCAACTAGGGTCCTTGAAAAAATCAATAACTTGATAACTTATTATCAATAATAACCTAATAACTTATTTTGGGCTTCTAGAAAAGCCTTAAGATTTTGTTTTGTGATGGGATTTTCAAAATCGACACTATTGTTACTTATGCTAACAGTCCAAACTCTGACATTATTTATCTTTGATTCTGAATATTCTCCTGTCTGAATACTCTGGCTTGTGGCATCCGGGGGTGGCCCCCACTTCCCAGCCACTGAGGAAGAATCGCTTGGTGCTCCATCTGGCTGTATGGGAGAACTTAGGCAGACACCATGCTGGTCTCCCCAGGGAACTCTGGGGACAGGCTCTGTGGGTCCTCCCCCTCTGGCACCCGCAGAGTGGACATCAGAGTGTACTCTTCTCCTGCAGGTGGAGGTAGAGGTGGGAAAAGCAGAACAAAGGTACAGAATTTGCTGGAGAAACCACAGCTCAGGACTGGAGGCAGAAATCCCCCTGCTCTTACCTTTCTTCTTACTACACGGAAATAAACTTGGAAAACAGCCTTTGGACCCTAGTGATGAACTAGCAGACTAAGAAAAGCTTACAGCCTTCTGAAGTTCCTGCCACAGGCAGGGGTAGGGTTCTGTCCTAATGTCTTCTCAGTTTGCTCCATCCTGCAAGGCTGGCGCCTGAAAACAGGTACAATGGGTGGCGAGCTACATGGTATGACTGGAGGGGCTTCAAAAGGCCTGCCTGACCCCAAACTATCTCCCTTGCTGGCCTGAGGATCTGTCTGAAGTTTTCATCACTTGAGTCACTTTTTTATGCAAAGAATTTGCTTCAAGAAGTCCTCTGCTAAAATGTACATGCTACTTAAAAGGGTGTGGtgcacatttgtctttctcttttgtcTTCTCAACATCTAACTTCCCTTCCTGTTTTGAGAACTTCACCCCTTATGAGTATTTATAGGAAGCAGAGCCCATTTTCTATTGTCAGGGCAGGGGCACAGGAGCTGAGGTCAACCAGCCGGGTCCACTTGCTCCAGACTGTGCATGTGGAGCTGATGACACAGGAGAGCAGAATCTGGGAGAGCACTTACTGGGCAGTGGGTGACAGCAGTGGCGGTGAGCCTTGTGCCAGGGGCCCTGTCCCGAGCTGTCAGTGGCAGCAGTGCAGACCGTGGTGTCCAGCAGTAGGGAGAGGCTGCAGTCCTGTTCCCACAATTATTGTTAATGGTGTGATTTGGGTTGAGGTCCCCACTGCTGTGTAGCATCTCCTGttcctgcccatttttaaagtcttttcctcAGCCTTCCCAGAGAGTCTAGAGCTTCCCAGTATCCTTTTACTAAATCCCCATGCTGCTTAAATCACACAGAGTCATCCTTAGTTGCAAGAAGCTAAGAACACTGGCTGACACAGGGGGTGAAACATTAACTCAAGAGAAGCCTTCCATGTACCAGCCACAGATAGATTCATTTGTCTAGTTAGCTAATTGTCACCTTGGGAAACAGCAGGACCCCGGGAAAGAGTTTTTGTTGATGGCGGAGGACAGTCTGTTCTTACGGGCATTAGCTGATGGGCTTGCCCAGAAGGACGCTGGGCAGACGCTTCGAGGGACAGATATCCAAGGGACTAGGCTGGGGCAGTGCATGATGGAGAGAGATACGATGACAGGAAAGATGATGCCACAATAAGAGCAATAGCTAACACGGGCTGACATTAATGCTATTGACTGTGGAAGCTGGCTGAAAGGGCCTTGTTACACTTGTAGAGCATTCCAGGGAAGTTACTGCTTTGCCAAAGTGACACCACTGATTTTATCACTTTGGTTTGCCTAAACGTTTCTGTTGACACTTAGCCTTCAGGGTAACAGTAATCAGCCTGTGGGATTTCTATCCCCTGCCCATCCCCACACCACCCCTGCATTAGGCCCTTTATGGTTTAGTAAGCAGGGATAAAAAGGCAAGGACAGAGTAAATTCTCAACTACCAAAAGGGCTGTGTCTTTATGATCTTTTCCTCAGAGAGGAGCATAGAAATCGTTCactgaggggagggaaggagaaaggaaactaGGAATGTAGTGAGTACAGATACTGAACATCTGCTAAGAAGTTGTTTGTGGGTTTTGTGGACAGTAGGGGCAGTTCACAAGTTAGTAGAATTCCCTCCTTTCTGCAGTCCTCTTTACTTTCCCTTAGAACAAGGACTGTGCCCAGCGTTCAGTGACTGCCTGAATAAACTCAGGGCCCTCGGTTATTGTTCTCTTAACTTTTCCATGGAAGGGTCAGGTTTGCCTGCTGGAGACTCCAGGCGGGAACCAGGGCCCCCAGAGAGGACTCTGCCGCAGGCCCACTCTGGCCGCAGCGGTGATGCAAGCCCAGGCAGGAGGCGAGAGGTCCCATCTCAGACTACCCAGCTTGGCTCTGAAAGACTTGTCCTTGGGGAACCCTCAGAACACTGGCTCTCACCATCCATAGGATGTGCTCTTGGAGTGGTTTTTGCCGTAGGGTAGCACTGAACGATTTCCCTTTCTCACCTGTTCCATGGATGTCACCAAGGGAAGGGCACAAAAATAATCTAAGTGAAacgaccaaaaagaaaaaagtaaggaaagaaaaaaacacaagctgcatttgatttaaaaaatatttataagacacattttttattttcataagatgtcacttaataaatattttaccagGATGATTGAGGATGCGTCACAATGATAGAGGAAGAACTTGGGACAACTAAGGGatggaaacattttaaactttaatttaaaCCTCAGTTCTTCAGACTTGTCCTCTGCACCAGATCTTGAAACCTGGCAGAGAAAGTGTCCTTACGTGTACAGACCAAGTTTCTAATGTTGGCACGTAGCCAGGTCAGTATATGGAGGACCAGTGGCAGCGGTTCTTGATTACCTGAAGCAGAGGCTTCCTGAAAGTGAGGAAGATGACAGTGCAGGCCACCAGCAGGGTGAGGCAGCTGGGAAGAATGAGCACGAGGTACAGCAGGCCCATGTCTACCCGCTCCCACTTACAGACCTGAGAAACGCCTCCGGGCAGCTCCGTCAGGCGAATGATCCTGGAGGAGAGGTTGCAAGTGACCATGGCCAAGTCGGCGACAGTGTGCAGGCGCTGCAGGGCCCCCCAGTCCTCCACCCCACAGCAGTCATATGGATTCTGACTGAGGTAGATGGTCCGCAGACTTCCCATGAGCTGCTCAGACACAGCCCTCTGAGGAAGGGCCGTGAGCAAGTTTCTGCGGAGATCCAGGGTCTGCAGGGCCAGGCTGCCCCTGAACCTTGGGAAACTGGTCAAGGCATTTCCCGACAGATCCAAGTCCCTCAGATTCCCAAACCCAGAGAAGTCCAACTCCTTGAAGCCGGAACTGAGGCCCACGTTCCTGAGAGACAGGACCTGTAACGTGGGGGCAATGTCCCAGAGAGGGGCGATGCTCCCATTCAGAAGCCCCCAGTTACCAGACAGGTCTAAGTGGGTGAGGGCCATGCCCTGGAATGAGCAGTCTTGTAGTGCCCCCAGCCCACAGCCCTCCAGAGACAGGCTCCTCAAAGATGCCACATTTCTGAAATCCACACAGCCGGGGGTGCCCCCGGGGTCTAAGTCCCCCGGCCGGGGACAAAGTGAGATCTGATTGTGGCTCATGTCGATTGTAGCGAGGTTACTGGCATCAGCAAAAAGGCCAGTGGGGACACCCAGGAGCTGGTTGGAGCTCAGGTTGAAGGACCGGAGGCTCCTCAGGCAGCCAGGGAGCCCCGGAGCCAAGTGCACCTCCGACAGCTGGTTCTGGCTCAGGTCCAGCTCGGTGAGCGCTCCTGGCAGCTCGTGCTCCCGGATGTGGAGCGTCATCAGGCAATTCTGGTTGAGGttcaggtgggagagggaaggcatTTTCTTCAGGAAACCGTCTGGCAGATACTGGAACTGGTTCTGGCTCATATCCAGGAAGCGGAGATCAGAGAGGTCACTGGAAGAGAACTCTTCCCAGAGGTTGACGGTGCTGATGTTGGTCACGTTGCCGTCCATGAAGAGGAACTGGGCCACCATCTCCTGCGGGGACGAGGTGTTGTACAGGTCCCTGTAGAAGCCCATGTTGTTGTCCCGCAGCAGGAGGGTGTGCAACTTGCTGCACTGAGGCAGGAGGGGGAAAAACAGCAGCTGATTGTGAGAGAGGTCCAGCGTCTCTAGCTCAAAGGTGGCCTCTCCCCCCGATGCCAGGAACCACTCCAGGACGTTGTAGCTGACGTTGAGGGACCGCAGCTGGGTGAGGGCGAAGTCCACAATGCAAGGAAGGTTGTTATAGGCCAGGTTGAGGTGTCTCAGCTCAGGCAAGCCGTCGAAAGCACCACCCTCAATCTCAAAGATGTAGTTCCTCTGCAAATCCAGCTCCCTGAGGCGGCCCAGGCCCTCAAAGACGGAGTCATCCAGCCTCATGATGGTGTTCCTGGCCAGGGACACGGACTCCAGCGAAGAGAGGTTCTGTAGCATGAGGGCCGCCATGTCTTCCGTCAGGGAGTTCCCTGACAAGTCCAGCCTGCGCAGACCCCGCAGGCCGTGGAGAGCAGCTGCCGTCTCCTTGTAGCTCTCGGAGAGTGAGTTGTCAGGCAGTGCCAGGCTGCACAGGCGAGCCTGCTCCTGGAAGGCGCCACGGCTGATGTGCTCCAGGTGGCAGCTGTGCAGACTGAGGCTCTCCAGGAGAGGGTAACGCTGCAGTGAGTGGTTCCACAGGGTCTTGAGAGGGTTGGCATCCAGGAGGAGTGTCTGGGAGGATGGTGGGAGATTGCTGGGCACTGAAGCAAGGTTCTGCCCTCGACAGTCAGCGACTCCATCCAGCTAGGTCCAAAAACACACGTCAGCAGGGCGGGGGCCTCTGAGGTGAGGGTTTGTGTAAAGAAACTTAGTTCACTCATCAGACTGTTCACTAAGGCTCCAGGCCTCACTCAACACACACAGCATATTAGAGAAGATCTGAGAACCTGTCCATCGGGTGCTGAGTGCTGACCATTGTATTGCAGTTTGGTGTTAACTACAGAGAGGAACTGAGGATCAGGTCTctacttgggtttgaatcccacctctgccattTATTccctatgtgaccttgagcaaataatTTAGTCTAAATCTATTGTTTCCtcagaaaaatggagataaagttAGCACCTACTTCAGAGGATTGTAGTGAGATTAGGCAAGAggctgcacagtgcctggcacacagtggacgCTATTAATGCAAATGGTCACTATTGCATTGTTATCGCTATGATCATAACACTGTGTGTTTAACAGGGACGCTGCCCAAGAACCAGCAGCACTGTGGCATCTTCATTTTACCTGAAGGAATTTTGCCTGGGAGGCTCCTCTACGCTCTCGATTGATAAATATTACAGCTCAAGAGGACGTGAGAGTTCATCACCAGCCTGAATCATATGGAGAAGTAAAAGGGTCTGGAGAGGACAGGTGAAGAgccagtgacagagctgggaccgGAGCCCAGAGGTCTTATTGCCCAATCCAGTGCTTTTCCTGAACGCCATTCTACCGCGACTGTGTGGCGAAGCTGCCAGGACGGATGGGTCTGGTCTCACTGCAGGAATCACACAAGCCTCAGGATACTTTCCTTCAGCCCACTTTCTACAAGATTGGGAAAAGCAATCATCCACAGGGTATCCCTTCGGTGTCCAGGAAAAAAGTTTTAAGTGATGAGTTGGAAGGGCAATGGCATTTCTTTCCACAGATTGGTCAGTACAACAAGGTCAGTGATTGCCTAAAATTGTGGGCCCAGTCCCACGGGGCAAGCAGAGTAGTGGAACAGGGGAGAAAACTcctgagagagaggaagaagcacAGCTTTGGAAAAGATGACAGACTCAAGTCTGAATCTTGGCTCTGACACTTATTAGCTTTGGTCTCTGGGCAAGGAATTAACCTCTTGGAACCCCAAGTTCTTTAtctgattattaaaataaaacttctcaTGATTAAAAATTGATCCActatagaaataatgaaaattaaactaTTCAGTAACCTCAGCCTCTCCTTCAAAGAAACGTTGTTAACCTTTTGTTACATCTCCTCTGGACTCTTTTCCAAAGACATtctctaacttaaaaaaatttttctttgcaatatgggtggacctagagattatcatactaagtgaagtaagccagacagagaaagacaaatatcatatgatatcgcttatatgtggaatctttaaaaaaaaaaaaaaaggatacaaatgaatttatatacaaaacataaatagacctgcagacatagaaaacaaacttatggttaccattagggagggataaatcagcagtttgggattaacatatacacactactgtatataaaatagataaccaacaaggacctactgtatagcacagggaactgtactcaatattttgtaataacccgtacaggaaaataatctgaaaaagaatatatatatatatacacacacacatatgaatcattttgctgtatacctgaaactaacacaacattgtaaatcaactatacttcaattttaaataaaaaataaaaaacattttaaaatgagactgtACTCTACAAACCATTCAGTAAGcgacttcctcccctcccccattaaTAATATGTGATAGATATATTGCCTTGGCAATAAAAGTAAATTTGATCACGTTCTTTTAGGCAACTGTATATTAGTTCATTGCATGAATAGCACAGTGGCTAAGAGCCAGATCTCTACGATCAGCCCATCTTGATTCTGCTTTTCATCAAATGGGTGAGCTTGGGCTGGTACCTAACCAGTTGGGACCTTCATTacaccatctgtaaaatgtaaattatacttgTAATTTtcccttgggtttttttttttttttaggattcagTGTGATTgtttatgtaaagcacttaacataGAACCTGTCacataaatgcttaataaatgtttgctggaatAATTATTAGCATGCTCTAATTAGTTAATCTCCTATCGTTGAGCATTTGAGTTAAATCTAATTTCCAGATGAATGTTAGAATGaatttttctagttctttctacacctcccctcccccccaaaaaagtctttggagttttgattgggattgcattataATCACAGAGTAATttgggggagaactgacatctttacaaaATTGAATCTCCCCACACAGAAACaagatgtatttctttatttgagTAAGTGTTGGTCTTCCCCCCGTGGGGACTGGAGAGTGCTGTGGTTAGGGGCTTTCCTCAAGCTGTGAGACCCTGTTTCACCAGAGTTGCTGCAGTTGCTGGGGACATGTCTCTG contains:
- the NRROS gene encoding transforming growth factor beta activator LRRC33 isoform X2; its protein translation is MELLPLWLCLGFHFLTVEWRNPSGNVMATSQGGCELLDGVADCRGQNLASVPSNLPPSSQTLLLDANPLKTLWNHSLQRYPLLESLSLHSCHLEHISRGAFQEQARLCSLALPDNSLSESYKETAAALHGLRGLRRLDLSGNSLTEDMAALMLQNLSSLESVSLARNTIMRLDDSVFEGLGRLRELDLQRNYIFEIEGGAFDGLPELRHLNLAYNNLPCIVDFALTQLRSLNVSYNVLEWFLASGGEATFELETLDLSHNQLLFFPLLPQCSKLHTLLLRDNNMGFYRDLYNTSSPQEMVAQFLFMDGNVTNISTVNLWEEFSSSDLSDLRFLDMSQNQFQYLPDGFLKKMPSLSHLNLNQNCLMTLHIREHELPGALTELDLSQNQLSEVHLAPGLPGCLRSLRSFNLSSNQLLGVPTGLFADASNLATIDMSHNQISLCPRPGDLDPGGTPGCVDFRNVASLRSLSLEGCGLGALQDCSFQGMALTHLDLSGNWGLLNGSIAPLWDIAPTLQVLSLRNVGLSSGFKELDFSGFGNLRDLDLSGNALTSFPRFRGSLALQTLDLRRNLLTALPQRAVSEQLMGSLRTIYLSQNPYDCCGVEDWGALQRLHTVADLAMVTCNLSSRIIRLTELPGGVSQVCKWERVDMGLLYLVLILPSCLTLLVACTVIFLTFRKPLLQVIKNRCHWSSIY
- the NRROS gene encoding transforming growth factor beta activator LRRC33 isoform X1 encodes the protein MCSAALEMELLPLWLCLGFHFLTVEWRNPSGNVMATSQGGCELLDGVADCRGQNLASVPSNLPPSSQTLLLDANPLKTLWNHSLQRYPLLESLSLHSCHLEHISRGAFQEQARLCSLALPDNSLSESYKETAAALHGLRGLRRLDLSGNSLTEDMAALMLQNLSSLESVSLARNTIMRLDDSVFEGLGRLRELDLQRNYIFEIEGGAFDGLPELRHLNLAYNNLPCIVDFALTQLRSLNVSYNVLEWFLASGGEATFELETLDLSHNQLLFFPLLPQCSKLHTLLLRDNNMGFYRDLYNTSSPQEMVAQFLFMDGNVTNISTVNLWEEFSSSDLSDLRFLDMSQNQFQYLPDGFLKKMPSLSHLNLNQNCLMTLHIREHELPGALTELDLSQNQLSEVHLAPGLPGCLRSLRSFNLSSNQLLGVPTGLFADASNLATIDMSHNQISLCPRPGDLDPGGTPGCVDFRNVASLRSLSLEGCGLGALQDCSFQGMALTHLDLSGNWGLLNGSIAPLWDIAPTLQVLSLRNVGLSSGFKELDFSGFGNLRDLDLSGNALTSFPRFRGSLALQTLDLRRNLLTALPQRAVSEQLMGSLRTIYLSQNPYDCCGVEDWGALQRLHTVADLAMVTCNLSSRIIRLTELPGGVSQVCKWERVDMGLLYLVLILPSCLTLLVACTVIFLTFRKPLLQVIKNRCHWSSIY